From one Lasioglossum baleicum chromosome 11, iyLasBale1, whole genome shotgun sequence genomic stretch:
- the LOC143213384 gene encoding uncharacterized protein LOC143213384, translating into MDPEFLSRLIPQNKDHIRPACKKCGYAGHLTYQCRNFIKVDPNKEIVLDVSSTSSDSDENYVTPLTELREKELKKKHKEAKKKHKEKKSKKKSKKHERSESSDSESETEDSSEEKRKHKHKKRKKKSKHKKHKKHKKDNSSDSDDDDKKK; encoded by the coding sequence ATGGACCCAGAGTTCCTTTCCAGACTAATTCCACAAAACAAAGATCATATTCGTCCAGCATGTAAAAAGTGTGGATATGCTGGACATCTTACATATCAGTGTCGTAACTTCATTAAAGTTGATCCTAATAAAGAGATCGTACTGGATGTCAGTAGCACAAGTTCTGATAGCGATGAAAATTATGTAACTCCTTTGACCGAGCTAAGAGAGAAGGAATTAAAGAAAAAGCACAAGGAGGCTAAGAAGAAACACAAAGAGAAGAAGAGTAAGAAGAAATCCAAGAAACATGAAAGATCTGAATCGAGCGATAGCGAATCTGAAACAGAGGATTCCAGCGAAGAGAAAAGGAAACACAAAcataaaaaaaggaagaaaaagtcCAAGCACAAGAAACATAAAAAGCATAAAAAAGACAATAGCTCTGATAGTGATGATGATGACaagaagaaataa
- the LOC143213366 gene encoding putative serine protease K12H4.7 — protein MNRFVFLLLFAGLLNVTLAWRTFMRGRSKYGNLGAPDIPEEHNLAEEQWFTQYLDHFNPTNPYTWQQRYFVNSSNYKQGGPVFLLIGGEGAASAKWMKEGEWIDYAERFQALCFQVEHRYYGKSHPTPDLSVKNLVYLSSEQALADLAYFIKSMNQNYSLGNDVKWIVFGGSYAGSLAAWMRAKYPHLVYGAVSASGPLLAKIDFQEYYIVVENALANYSRACVDAIVEANKQFYIMLRHRIGQRGITQKFSLCDPIDSGYTTRNDISNLYETIASNFAGIVQYNKDNRNNSAMANLTIDGACDILTNNSLGIAIDRLAILSNKIVNASKEKCLDYMYRKMVHELRNSTWASEQAEGGRQWMYQTCTEFGFFQSSTAQSNLFSDTFPVDFFIQQCTDVFGPRYNIHLLKSAVDRTNTLYGALDLKVTNVVFVQGSIDPWHMLGITKSVDPYAPAILIDGTAHCANMYPPSKNDSPDLKNARIQIADLLNHWVG, from the exons atgaatcgATTTGTGTTCCTCCTACTCTTCGCTGGTCTGTTAAATGTTACTCTGGCTTGGAGGACATTTATGAGAGGTCGAAGCAAATATGGTAATTTAGGTGCTCCAGATATACCAGAGGAACATAATCTAGCAGAAGAGCAATGGTTTACACAATATTTAGATCACTTTAATCCAACCAATCCATATACATGGCAACAG AGGTACTTTGTAAATTCTTCCAATTACAAACAAGGAGGTCCagtgtttttattgattgggGGTGAGGGCGCAGCATCTGCTAAATGGATGAAAGAAGGTGAATGGATCGATTATGCAGAGAGATTTCAAGCCCTTTGCTTTCAAGTGGAGCATCGTTATTATGGAAAAAGCCATCCAACACc AGATTTGAGTGTGAAGAATTTGGTTTACCTTTCATCGGAACAGGCACTTGCAGATTTAGCTTACTTTATAAAAAGCATGAATCAGAACTATTCATTAGGAAACGATGTTAAGTGGATAGTGTTCGGAGGATCTTATGCTGGATCTTTGGCTGCTTGGATGCGTGCTAAATATCCTCACTTAGTGTATGGTGCAGTCTCTGCGAGTGGACCGCTATTAGCTAAAATAGATTTCCAAG AGTACTATATTGTTGTTGAAAATGCACTGGCAAACTACTCTCGTGCTTGTGTGGATGCAATAGTGGAAgcgaataaacaattttatataatGTTACGCCACCGCATTGGTCAGAGAGGAATAACACAAAAATTCTC TCTATGCGATCCTATCGACAGTGGATACACAACACGCAATGATATATCGAATTTATATGAAACGATAGCGAGCAATTTTGCTGGTATCGTACAGTATAATAAAGACAATCGTAATAATTCAGCAATGGCGAATTTGACTATCGATGGTGCATGTGATATTTTAACAAACAATTCGTTGGGTATTGCTATCGATAGACTGGCAATTTTAAGCAATAAAATAGTGAACGCGTCTAAGGAGAAATGTTTAGActatatgtatagaaaaatGGTTCATGAACTTCGAAATTCTACTTGGGCTAGCGAACAAGCAGAAGGAG GACGTCAATGGATGTATCAGACATGCACAGAGTTTGGATTCTTCCAAAGTTCTACAGCACAATCGAATTTATTCAGTGACACTTTTCCAGTAGATTTCTTTATACAACAGTGTACCGATGTTTTCGGGCCCAG ATACAACATTCACTTGTTAAAGTCGGCAGTAGATCGGACAAATACTTTGTATGGAGCACTAGATTTGAAAGTGACAAATGTAGTGTTCGTACAAGGATCAATAGATCCTTGGCATATGTTGGGAATTACAAAATCAGTGGACCCATATGCACCTGCCATTCTCATCGATG GTACTGCTCATTGTGCAAACATGTATCCTCCATCCAAAAATGATTCACCTGATTTAAAGAACGCCAGAATTCAGATTGCAGATCTGCTCAATCATTGGGTTgggtaa